A genomic stretch from Cyprinus carpio isolate SPL01 chromosome A12, ASM1834038v1, whole genome shotgun sequence includes:
- the LOC109060156 gene encoding vertebrate ancient opsin-like: protein MPALIAVMESFESFVTESTDIPTPDDPFSGPLKSVAPWNYTFLACLMFIVTSLSLIENFTVMLVTFRFKHLRKPLNYIIVNLSVADFLVSLTGGTISFLTNARGYFFLGVWACVLEGFAVTFFGIVALWSLAILAFERYFVICRPLKNVRLGGKHAAMGLVFVWTFSFIWTIPPVLGWNSYTVSKIGTTCEPNWYSTDFYDHTYIITFFITCFILPLGVIIISYGKLMQKLRKVSNTHGRLGSARKPDREVARMVIVMIVAFMVGWTPYAAFSITVTACPTIHIDPRLGSVPAFFSKTAAVYNPIIYVFMNKQFRKCLIQMFKGNVTNLDSTNLNQTSDKGAITATAESHLEEMSTIAARVPMSMYNMEKSEDEEEESEQSGNEGPKQLSLSDSRVCPL from the exons ATGCCCGCTCTAATCGCTGTTATGGAATCGTTTGAGTCTTTTGTCACCGAGTCCACCGACATCCCCACACCGGACGATCCGTTCTCGGGTCCTCTCAAGTCTGTTGCGCCCTGGAATTACACTTTCCTCGCCTGTCTGATGTTCATAGTGACTTCACTGTCTTTAATAGAGAACTTCACCGTTATGCTTGTGACGTTTAGATTCAAACATTTAAGGAAACCGCTGAATTACATTATTGTAAATTTATCTGTTGCTGATTTTCTAGTTTCACTGACAGGAGGCACTATAAGTTTTCTAACTAATGCACGTGGCTACTTCTTCCTGGGCGTCTGGGCGTGTGTGCTGGAAGGATTCGCTGTCACTTTTTTCG GGATTGTGGCTTTGTGGTCTTTGGCAATCTTGGCATTTGAGCGTTATTTTGTGATCTGTCGTCCTCTGAAAAATGTCCGGTTGGGAGGCAAGCACGCAGCGATGGGCCTTGTTTTCGTCTGGACCTTCTCGTTCATCTGGACAATCCCACCAGTTCTTGGCTGGAACAGTTATACGGTCAGCAAAATTGGCACCACCTGTGAACCCAACTGG TACTCGACTGATTTCTACGACCACACCTACATCATCACCTTTTTCATTACGTGTTTTATCCTTCCTCTTGGTGTGATCATTATCTCCTATGGTAAACTTATGCAGAAGCTCAGAAAG GTATCGAACACTCATGGAAGGCTGGGTAGTGCGCGTAAGCCTGACCGAGAGGTGGCGAGGATGGTCATTGTAATGATAGTTGCATTCATGGTTGGATGGACGCCTTATGCAGCATTCTCAATTACTGTCACTGCCTGTCCCACAATTCATATTGATCCTCGCCTGGGCTCAGTACCGGCCTTCTTCTCAAAGACTGCAGCTGTATACAATCCCATCATCTATGTCTTCATGAATAAGCAG TTCAGGAAGTGTCTGATCCAGATGTTTAAAGGAAATGTCACCAATTTGGACTCCACCAATCTGAACCAGACATCTGACAAAGGAGCCATCACTGCCACAGCAGAGAGTCACCTTGAAGAGATGTCCACCATTGCTGCTCGCGTGCCCATGTCCATGTACAACATGGAGAAGAGtgaggatgaagaggaagagTCGGAGCAAAGTGGGAATGAAGGTCCAAAGCAGCTCTCTTTATCAGATAGTCGAGTGTGTCCTTTGTAG